The following proteins are encoded in a genomic region of Candidatus Methylacidiphilales bacterium:
- the tal gene encoding transaldolase — translation MNAAATNQLDQLKKYTKVVADTGDFQSIREYEPFDATTNPSLILKAVQKDEYKPLLQKAIHDSPKAKPSDVIDSLLILFGLEILKIIPGRVSTETDARLSFDTSGTIEKARKLIGLYEKCGIGRERILIKIASTWEGIRAAEVLEKEKIRCNMTLLFSLPQAVACAEAKAQLISPFVGRIYDWYKKNEGRDFKGPEDPGVVSVGRIYNYYKKFGYKTEVMGASFRNSGQILELAGCDLLTISPNLLQELKDGKGEVLPKLTSEAAKASPIERIPNDEKTFRFLLNEDAMGTEKLAEGIRIFVADAVKLEALIQAGK, via the coding sequence ATGAACGCAGCAGCAACCAATCAACTCGATCAACTGAAGAAATACACCAAAGTCGTGGCGGATACCGGCGATTTTCAATCAATCCGGGAATACGAACCCTTTGACGCCACCACAAATCCCTCGTTGATTTTGAAGGCGGTGCAAAAGGACGAGTACAAGCCGCTCCTGCAAAAAGCCATTCACGACAGTCCGAAGGCGAAGCCCTCCGATGTCATCGACTCCCTGCTGATTTTGTTCGGCCTGGAAATATTGAAGATCATTCCGGGCAGGGTTTCGACGGAAACCGACGCGCGTTTGTCCTTTGACACCTCTGGAACGATTGAAAAAGCCCGCAAACTGATCGGGCTGTATGAAAAATGCGGGATTGGCCGCGAGCGTATCCTGATCAAGATCGCCTCGACCTGGGAGGGGATCCGGGCGGCTGAAGTCCTGGAGAAGGAGAAGATCCGCTGCAACATGACCCTGTTGTTTTCACTGCCCCAGGCCGTGGCATGCGCCGAGGCGAAGGCCCAGTTGATATCGCCGTTTGTCGGGCGCATTTATGACTGGTATAAAAAGAACGAGGGCCGCGACTTCAAGGGCCCCGAAGACCCGGGTGTTGTTTCCGTGGGCCGGATCTACAATTATTACAAGAAGTTTGGCTACAAGACTGAAGTCATGGGCGCCAGCTTCCGCAACAGCGGCCAGATTTTGGAACTGGCGGGCTGCGACTTGCTGACCATCAGCCCCAATTTGTTGCAGGAACTGAAAGACGGCAAGGGGGAGGTGCTTCCCAAACTGACATCCGAAGCAGCCAAGGCCAGCCCGATTGAGCGGATTCCGAACGATGAAAAGACATTCCGTTTCCTGCTCAATGAAGACGCCATGGGGACGGAAAAATTGGCGGAAGGCATCCGGATTTTTGTGGCAGACGCGGTGAAACTCGAGGCGCTCATCCAGGCGGGGAAATAA
- a CDS encoding TIM barrel protein: MGTLDLLKPGLVSITFRKLTPPQIVALCSRAGVSGIEWGGDVHAPHGDLEVAKRVSKLTRDAGLEVAAYGSYYRVGSSEQDGLPFEKVLDSAVALAAPRIRVWGGVKGSAQADEAYFNWVSDESSRIAALAQEAGVRISYEYHEGTLLDTIPSALKLMEKAGHPNLEFLWQPPHRVELSHCLRSLESVLPRLSNVHVFHWWPDPGTRLPLADGAGPWRQYLDILLANGKPRYCLLEFVKDDEPAQFLEDAATLKRWISEASVK; the protein is encoded by the coding sequence ATGGGGACACTTGATCTTCTCAAACCGGGGTTGGTTTCCATTACGTTTCGGAAATTGACTCCGCCGCAGATTGTTGCGCTTTGCTCCCGGGCGGGCGTTTCCGGCATCGAGTGGGGCGGAGATGTGCATGCGCCGCACGGCGACTTGGAAGTCGCGAAGCGTGTTTCAAAGCTGACCCGGGATGCCGGACTGGAAGTGGCCGCCTATGGCTCATACTACCGGGTTGGTTCCAGCGAGCAAGATGGCCTGCCTTTTGAAAAAGTTTTGGACTCGGCAGTGGCGCTGGCTGCGCCGCGAATCCGGGTCTGGGGCGGGGTGAAAGGCTCCGCCCAGGCGGACGAGGCTTATTTTAACTGGGTTTCGGACGAGTCGTCCCGGATTGCCGCGCTCGCGCAGGAGGCCGGGGTGCGCATTTCTTATGAGTATCACGAGGGAACGCTGTTGGACACGATTCCCTCGGCCCTGAAGTTGATGGAAAAGGCGGGGCATCCGAATCTGGAGTTTCTCTGGCAGCCGCCCCATCGCGTGGAATTATCCCATTGCCTCAGGAGTTTGGAATCGGTGCTGCCCCGTCTTTCCAATGTTCATGTTTTCCACTGGTGGCCGGATCCGGGGACCCGGCTTCCCTTGGCTGATGGAGCCGGGCCTTGGCGGCAGTATCTGGATATTCTTCTGGCGAATGGTAAACCCCGCTATTGCCTGCTGGAATTTGTGAAGGATGACGAGCCCGCGCAATTTCTGGAAGATGCCGCGACGCTCAAGCGCTGGATTTCAGAGGCTTCTGTAAAATAA
- a CDS encoding type II toxin-antitoxin system HicA family toxin, translated as MKAGKIHEKMLAGSLNIRFADLCKVAGAFGYRLDRVSGSHHIFEHPQASRPLNFQNDRGQAKPYQIRQFLRDVKEFHLSIDE; from the coding sequence ATGAAGGCCGGGAAAATCCATGAAAAGATGCTGGCTGGTTCGCTTAATATTCGTTTTGCCGACCTCTGCAAAGTGGCTGGAGCATTTGGTTACCGGCTCGATCGCGTCAGCGGCAGTCACCATATCTTTGAGCATCCGCAGGCTTCCCGGCCACTTAATTTTCAAAACGATCGTGGCCAGGCCAAGCCATATCAGATTCGACAATTCCTGCGCGATGTGAAAGAATTCCATTTGTCGATAGATGAGTGA
- a CDS encoding type II toxin-antitoxin system HicB family antitoxin, producing the protein MSDYHINLFYSEEDGGYIADIPDLKSCSAFGRTPEKALHEVQIAKAAWLKACRARKKPIPKPRNRPTIDAIAD; encoded by the coding sequence ATGAGCGATTACCACATCAACCTGTTTTACAGTGAGGAAGACGGCGGTTACATTGCCGATATTCCCGACCTGAAATCCTGTTCCGCGTTTGGCAGAACGCCTGAAAAAGCATTGCACGAAGTGCAGATTGCCAAAGCGGCATGGCTGAAGGCTTGCCGCGCCCGCAAGAAACCCATTCCCAAGCCCCGCAACCGGCCGACTATTGACGCAATCGCAGATTGA
- a CDS encoding circularly permuted type 2 ATP-grasp protein, protein MSAIALDGVYPAMLFSNYKTEGFFDEMFNGNAQLRPHYKQLFACVNELSKKDFAQKRQAVDLSFLRMGVTFTVYGDQEGTERIFPFDLIPRIIPNKEWQVLEKGLKQRITALNLFLHDLYHEQRILKEGVIPASYVLSARHFRREFMNFRVPRDIYIHICGTDLIRDNDGTYMVLEDNARSPSGVSYLLENRQAMKRAFPNFFEKIGVRPVDHYAADLLATLRHIAPGGKENATVVVLTPGIYNSAYFEHCFLAREMGVPIVEGRDLVVRDAKVYMRTTKGLQQVDVIYRRIDDDFLDPMVFRRDSSLGVPGLVSAYKAGQVSLANSIGTGVADDKVMYYFVPRMIKFYLGEDPILPNVPTYLPNEKQDRKYVLENLPKLVVKAANEAGGYGMLIGPKATKTELADFKRKVEAEPRNYIAQPTISLSRHPTCCDARAEGRHIDLRPYILYGDKIRIVPGGLTRVALKKGSLVVNSSQGGGSKDTWVLFGDE, encoded by the coding sequence GTGTCAGCCATAGCTTTGGATGGAGTTTATCCGGCCATGCTTTTCAGCAATTATAAAACAGAGGGCTTCTTCGATGAGATGTTCAATGGCAATGCACAGCTCCGCCCGCATTACAAACAGTTGTTTGCCTGCGTCAATGAACTGAGCAAAAAGGATTTCGCCCAGAAACGCCAGGCGGTGGATCTAAGTTTCCTGCGCATGGGCGTGACGTTCACCGTCTATGGCGACCAGGAGGGGACCGAGCGCATATTCCCCTTCGACCTGATTCCGCGCATCATCCCGAACAAGGAATGGCAGGTTTTGGAAAAGGGCCTCAAGCAACGCATCACGGCGCTGAATCTCTTTTTGCACGATCTCTACCACGAGCAGCGGATTTTGAAGGAAGGCGTGATCCCAGCTTCATACGTTTTGTCCGCCCGGCATTTTCGCCGCGAATTTATGAACTTCCGCGTGCCGCGCGACATTTACATCCACATTTGCGGCACGGACCTGATCCGGGACAACGACGGCACGTACATGGTGCTCGAAGACAATGCGCGCAGCCCTTCGGGTGTTTCCTACCTTTTGGAGAACCGACAGGCGATGAAGCGGGCCTTCCCCAATTTTTTTGAAAAAATAGGCGTGCGGCCGGTGGACCACTACGCGGCGGATCTTCTGGCCACCCTGCGCCATATTGCCCCCGGCGGGAAGGAAAATGCGACGGTGGTGGTGTTGACGCCGGGTATTTACAACAGCGCCTATTTTGAGCATTGCTTTCTGGCCAGGGAAATGGGCGTGCCGATTGTGGAAGGCCGGGACCTGGTCGTGCGCGATGCGAAGGTGTATATGCGGACAACCAAGGGCCTGCAGCAGGTGGACGTGATCTACCGGCGGATCGATGATGATTTTTTGGACCCCATGGTTTTTCGCCGGGACTCGTCCCTCGGTGTCCCGGGGCTGGTCAGCGCGTACAAGGCGGGCCAGGTGAGCCTGGCCAATTCCATCGGCACCGGCGTCGCGGACGACAAGGTGATGTATTATTTTGTGCCGCGCATGATCAAGTTTTACCTGGGCGAAGACCCGATCCTTCCCAATGTGCCGACCTATTTGCCGAACGAAAAACAAGACAGGAAATATGTCCTGGAAAACCTTCCCAAGCTGGTGGTCAAGGCCGCCAATGAGGCGGGCGGTTATGGGATGTTGATAGGGCCGAAAGCCACAAAGACCGAGCTGGCCGATTTCAAGAGAAAGGTTGAAGCCGAACCGCGCAACTATATTGCGCAACCGACCATTTCGCTTTCCCGCCATCCGACCTGCTGCGATGCCAGGGCGGAGGGGCGGCATATTGATTTGCGCCCGTACATCCTGTATGGCGACAAAATCCGCATTGTGCCGGGCGGCCTGACCCGTGTGGCGTTGAAAAAGGGTTCCCTGGTGGTAAATTCCTCCCAAGGCGGGGGGAGCAAGGACACCTGGGTGCTGTTTGGAGACGAATAA
- a CDS encoding alpha-E domain-containing protein translates to MADSLYWMSRYLERAENIARIVDVNLQLLLDFQGMDDKKLEEHWEPLVKSLGDEKLFQKLYKKSDSRTVTDFLTFNKKNPNSILSCLILARENARSVRDQISLEMWEEINRLYLFIRSTNAKEVWSRGPYDFYREIKQSSYLFQGLTSATVTHDEGREFSQVGRFLERADMTSRILDVKYHILLPSALDVGGEIDTVQWAAVLRSCSAYEAYQQMYASDLVPWKVAQFLIFGDLFPRSIRFCVRTLDYSLHRVSGSAVGFFSNSAEKLSGRLVSDLTYAGIEDVLKTGLHEYLDQIQLKLTEIGSAVFENYIFFGQTNIEEEIQIQQQQQ, encoded by the coding sequence GTGGCCGATTCGCTGTATTGGATGAGCCGTTATCTCGAGCGGGCTGAAAATATTGCCCGCATCGTGGACGTCAACCTGCAGTTGCTCCTGGATTTTCAGGGAATGGACGACAAAAAACTCGAGGAACACTGGGAGCCGCTGGTCAAGAGCCTGGGGGATGAGAAGCTGTTCCAAAAACTGTATAAAAAATCCGACAGCCGGACTGTGACAGATTTTTTGACCTTCAACAAAAAAAATCCAAACTCGATTTTGTCCTGCCTGATCCTGGCCCGTGAAAACGCCCGCAGCGTGCGCGATCAAATCTCGCTTGAAATGTGGGAGGAGATCAACCGGTTGTATCTGTTCATCCGTTCGACCAATGCGAAGGAGGTGTGGTCGCGCGGGCCGTATGATTTCTACCGGGAGATCAAGCAGAGTTCCTATCTTTTCCAGGGATTGACGAGCGCCACGGTCACGCACGACGAGGGGCGGGAATTTTCCCAGGTCGGGCGTTTTCTCGAGCGGGCGGACATGACCTCGCGCATTCTCGACGTGAAATACCACATTCTGCTCCCCAGCGCGCTGGATGTGGGCGGGGAGATCGACACCGTCCAGTGGGCGGCGGTGTTGCGTTCGTGCAGCGCCTATGAGGCCTATCAACAGATGTACGCATCGGACCTCGTGCCGTGGAAGGTGGCCCAATTCCTCATTTTTGGCGACCTGTTTCCGCGCTCCATCCGCTTTTGCGTCCGGACCCTGGATTATTCCCTGCACCGCGTTTCGGGGAGCGCTGTCGGCTTTTTTTCCAACTCCGCGGAAAAATTATCCGGACGGCTGGTTTCGGACCTTACCTATGCCGGCATCGAGGACGTGTTGAAAACCGGGCTGCACGAATATCTGGATCAGATCCAACTCAAGCTGACCGAGATTGGCAGTGCGGTTTTTGAAAATTACATCTTCTTCGGGCAAACGAATATCGAGGAGGAAATCCAGATACAGCAACAGCAACAGTGA
- a CDS encoding SDR family oxidoreductase, with protein sequence MQTTLVTGAAGFLGSHLVDRLLAEGHKVIGVDNLLTGNIANIEHLAGNPNFKFIKQDVTEYLFIPGPIDFIFHFASPASPIDYLELPIQTLKVGSLGTHKALGLAREKKASYLLASTSECYGDPLVHPQKEDYWGNVNPIGPRGVYDEAKRFAEAMTMAYHRTHGVNTHIVRIFNTYGPRMRLRDGRVVPAFISQALKGEPLTVFGDGKQTRSFCYVSDLIDGIYRLSQSDFHEPVNIGNPHEMTIQQFAEEIVRATGSSSKVDYRPLPVDDPKQRRPDITRAKTLLGWEPKITLREGLEKTIEYFKKKLPES encoded by the coding sequence ATGCAGACGACTCTCGTTACCGGTGCGGCCGGATTTTTGGGTTCTCATTTGGTGGACAGGTTGCTGGCCGAAGGCCACAAGGTCATCGGTGTTGATAATCTGTTGACCGGCAATATTGCCAATATCGAACATCTGGCGGGGAACCCAAACTTCAAATTCATCAAACAGGATGTCACGGAATATCTTTTTATTCCCGGACCCATCGACTTTATTTTCCATTTTGCCTCACCCGCGAGTCCGATCGATTATCTCGAATTGCCGATTCAGACCCTGAAGGTCGGTTCGCTGGGAACACACAAGGCGCTGGGTTTGGCGCGGGAAAAAAAGGCGAGTTATTTGCTGGCCTCCACTTCCGAATGTTACGGGGATCCCCTGGTTCATCCGCAGAAGGAAGACTACTGGGGCAATGTCAATCCCATTGGCCCGCGCGGCGTCTATGACGAAGCCAAGCGTTTTGCCGAGGCGATGACGATGGCGTACCACCGGACGCACGGCGTCAACACGCACATTGTGCGGATTTTCAACACCTATGGCCCGCGTATGCGGTTGCGCGACGGACGCGTGGTCCCGGCCTTCATAAGCCAGGCGTTGAAAGGCGAGCCTCTGACCGTGTTTGGCGACGGGAAGCAGACCCGCAGCTTTTGTTATGTCTCGGACCTGATTGACGGCATTTACCGGCTTTCGCAAAGTGATTTTCATGAGCCCGTGAACATCGGCAATCCGCATGAGATGACGATCCAGCAGTTTGCCGAGGAAATCGTCCGGGCCACAGGATCCAGCAGCAAGGTGGATTACCGTCCGCTGCCTGTGGACGACCCGAAACAGCGGCGCCCGGACATCACCCGGGCCAAAACGCTTCTCGGTTGGGAGCCGAAAATCACCCTGCGAGAAGGCCTGGAAAAGACGATTGAGTATTTCAAGAAAAAGTTACCGGAGAGCTGA
- a CDS encoding S41 family peptidase: MRRCLSVVVLILACGTGVLSPLRGADPKTGPDDDQEARYRSSLMFASVMEQIREQYVDPSEVDYDKLTYAALEGMLSSLDPYCEFLDPDRYEEMRNDTEGEFGGLGVYIGVSNRTLMINMPIEGGPAFRAGLMPGDWIVKINGKTTKGLSLNSAIRLLRGKTGEPISLVTFRPSTNETREVVLTREVINIPTIRGTRMLAVEEAGADKIGYIRITQFGDKTLDEFDQAMKALLDQGMKVLVLDLRNNPGGLLEVAVQVAGRFVPTGTVIVSTEGRQGVPKAFYQAKGRDHYLHLPMMVMINRHSASGAEIVAGALRDLGRAVLIGETSYGKGSVQTVQALDVNVNPPVALRLTTARYYTPSRNPINKVGILPQIEVPVTVEEEQAILRKQNWYMLKDEERKELANLRDVQLDRAVAVLKGMMIYSIRKSPAPAKQTAWQ, translated from the coding sequence ATGCGCCGCTGCTTGTCCGTTGTTGTCTTGATTCTGGCCTGCGGCACCGGAGTGCTATCGCCCCTGCGCGGAGCCGACCCGAAGACCGGGCCCGATGACGACCAGGAAGCGCGCTACCGCAGTTCCCTGATGTTTGCCAGCGTCATGGAACAGATCCGCGAGCAGTATGTGGATCCTTCCGAGGTTGATTACGACAAGCTGACATACGCCGCGCTGGAGGGAATGCTTTCGTCCCTCGATCCGTATTGTGAATTTCTGGACCCCGATCGCTATGAGGAAATGCGCAATGATACCGAGGGCGAATTTGGCGGCCTGGGGGTTTACATCGGCGTCAGCAACCGGACCCTGATGATCAACATGCCGATTGAAGGCGGGCCGGCCTTTCGCGCCGGGCTGATGCCGGGAGACTGGATTGTCAAAATCAATGGAAAGACCACCAAGGGCCTGTCGCTGAATAGCGCCATTCGTTTGTTACGCGGCAAGACCGGGGAACCGATCAGCCTGGTTACATTTCGTCCCTCCACCAATGAGACCAGGGAAGTCGTATTGACCCGCGAGGTGATCAATATCCCGACCATCCGCGGTACGCGGATGCTGGCCGTCGAAGAGGCGGGTGCGGACAAGATCGGCTACATCCGCATCACGCAGTTTGGAGACAAAACGCTTGACGAATTTGACCAGGCAATGAAGGCATTGTTGGACCAGGGAATGAAAGTCCTGGTATTGGATCTCCGCAACAACCCCGGCGGGCTTCTGGAAGTGGCGGTCCAGGTTGCCGGCAGGTTCGTGCCGACGGGCACGGTGATTGTTTCAACGGAAGGCCGCCAGGGGGTCCCGAAGGCATTCTACCAGGCCAAAGGGCGCGATCATTATCTTCATCTCCCGATGATGGTCATGATCAACCGGCATAGCGCCAGCGGCGCCGAGATCGTTGCAGGCGCGCTGAGGGATCTCGGCCGCGCCGTGTTGATCGGCGAAACGTCCTATGGCAAGGGATCTGTGCAGACCGTACAGGCGCTTGATGTGAACGTGAATCCGCCCGTGGCCCTGCGCCTGACAACCGCGCGGTATTACACACCCAGCCGCAACCCGATCAACAAAGTGGGCATCCTCCCCCAAATTGAAGTGCCGGTGACCGTGGAGGAGGAGCAGGCGATCTTGCGCAAACAAAACTGGTATATGCTCAAGGACGAGGAGCGCAAGGAGTTGGCGAATCTTCGCGATGTGCAATTGGATCGCGCGGTGGCGGTCCTGAAGGGCATGATGATTTATTCCATTCGCAAATCCCCGGCCCCGGCGAAGCAGACGGCCTGGCAATAA
- the tsaD gene encoding tRNA (adenosine(37)-N6)-threonylcarbamoyltransferase complex transferase subunit TsaD, giving the protein MRVLGIETSCDETSVSVVEKEGGRLRILQNEIASQIEQHRPFGGVVPELATRQHLLRLDPMVRELAAAGIPDWQSIDGIAVTAGPGLASALLVGVSYAKALAFALGKPWLAVNHMEGHLFSPFLSNEEVPVCPHVALIVSGGHTLLLHVREPFNYKLLGRTQDDAAGEAFDKVAKLLGLPYPGGPEVEKAAREGNPSAVDFPRSMLDSGDFNFSFSGLKTAVRIHLQRHPGISAPDVCASFQQAILDVLVAKTLRAAKHAGVKIITVSGGVSCNRALRDAMEAAAKRHGMECRVADPGLSTDNAAMIAAVGACRLEAGLSSPWDFDIDPNWKLAE; this is encoded by the coding sequence ATGCGTGTTTTGGGCATTGAAACCTCCTGTGACGAAACATCCGTTTCGGTCGTGGAGAAGGAGGGGGGACGGCTGAGGATCCTGCAAAATGAAATTGCCTCCCAGATCGAGCAGCATCGTCCCTTTGGCGGCGTGGTGCCCGAACTGGCCACGCGGCAACACCTGCTCCGGCTTGATCCCATGGTCCGGGAATTGGCGGCTGCCGGGATACCGGACTGGCAATCCATTGACGGCATCGCCGTGACAGCGGGACCCGGCCTGGCCTCGGCGTTGCTGGTCGGAGTGAGCTATGCCAAGGCGCTTGCCTTTGCGCTGGGGAAACCCTGGCTGGCGGTCAATCACATGGAAGGCCACCTGTTTTCCCCCTTCCTTTCCAACGAAGAGGTCCCGGTTTGCCCTCATGTGGCCTTGATCGTCAGCGGCGGGCACACGCTGCTGCTGCATGTGCGGGAGCCGTTTAATTATAAATTGTTAGGCAGGACCCAGGATGACGCCGCGGGCGAGGCTTTTGACAAAGTGGCCAAACTGCTCGGGTTGCCGTACCCGGGAGGACCGGAGGTCGAAAAAGCCGCGCGTGAAGGAAATCCAAGCGCGGTGGATTTCCCGCGCAGCATGCTGGATTCCGGCGATTTCAATTTCAGTTTCAGCGGGCTGAAGACAGCGGTGCGCATCCACCTGCAGCGCCATCCGGGAATTTCCGCGCCCGACGTCTGCGCCTCGTTCCAACAGGCGATCCTCGACGTGCTCGTGGCCAAGACCCTCCGTGCCGCAAAACATGCGGGCGTAAAAATCATTACTGTTAGTGGCGGCGTGAGCTGTAATCGTGCCCTGCGGGATGCGATGGAAGCTGCGGCAAAACGCCACGGCATGGAATGCCGGGTGGCTGATCCGGGGTTGAGCACGGACAACGCGGCGATGATTGCGGCCGTGGGCGCCTGCCGGTTGGAAGCGGGCTTGAGCAGTCCCTGGGATTTCGACATCGATCCCAATTGGAAACTGGCGGAATAA
- a CDS encoding quinone-dependent dihydroorotate dehydrogenase: MFYTRILRPLLFQTDPEWIHHFSLSLLTRTPAARLLQHLATPKDRPVKLWNLTFRNPLGLAAGFDKEGTAIEAMYRLGFGFTEIGTVTQLGQPGNPTPRVFRCPQQRALINRMGFPNSGADIIADRLAEVRKNWRCWNYPLGINIGKSKLTPLDEAADDYLYSFQKLHAFGDYFVVNVSSPNTPGLRDLQNVDNLRPILSALQQKNRSLGAKPLLLKIAPDLSKEQISAILNLISDEKLDGIVATNTTLDHSSVSLNETGGLSGLPLRERSAEIIRFISSESGGKLPVIGVGGVFTRDDFQEKLDAGASLVQVYTGFVYQGPFLARRLLG; this comes from the coding sequence ATGTTTTACACACGCATCCTGCGCCCCCTGCTCTTCCAAACCGATCCGGAATGGATCCATCACTTTTCGCTGAGCCTTCTGACCCGCACCCCCGCCGCCAGGCTGCTCCAACACCTCGCAACGCCCAAAGACAGGCCCGTGAAGCTTTGGAATCTGACTTTCCGCAATCCCCTGGGCCTGGCCGCCGGTTTTGACAAGGAGGGCACGGCCATTGAAGCCATGTACCGTCTGGGATTCGGCTTTACCGAAATCGGCACTGTCACGCAACTGGGCCAGCCCGGCAATCCCACTCCGCGCGTCTTCCGCTGCCCGCAGCAAAGGGCCCTCATCAACCGCATGGGATTTCCCAACAGCGGCGCGGACATCATCGCCGACCGCCTGGCCGAAGTCCGCAAAAATTGGCGCTGCTGGAATTATCCACTGGGCATCAATATCGGAAAATCCAAGCTCACCCCGCTGGATGAGGCGGCTGACGACTATCTTTATTCCTTCCAAAAATTGCATGCCTTTGGCGATTATTTCGTGGTCAACGTCAGCTCCCCGAACACGCCCGGCTTGCGCGACCTGCAGAATGTGGACAACCTCCGCCCCATCCTCTCGGCCTTGCAGCAAAAAAACCGGAGCCTCGGAGCCAAGCCGCTGTTGTTAAAGATCGCGCCGGACCTATCAAAAGAGCAAATCTCAGCCATCCTGAATCTGATCTCGGACGAAAAACTCGACGGCATTGTCGCGACGAACACCACCCTCGACCACAGCTCCGTCTCTCTGAATGAAACAGGCGGGCTCAGCGGCCTGCCGTTGCGAGAAAGAAGCGCCGAAATCATCCGTTTTATCTCGTCCGAATCGGGCGGAAAACTGCCGGTGATCGGCGTGGGCGGGGTTTTCACCCGCGACGATTTCCAGGAAAAACTCGATGCCGGCGCGAGCCTGGTGCAAGTCTATACCGGTTTTGTCTATCAAGGCCCGTTTCTGGCCCGAAGGCTTTTGGGCTGA
- the mnmE gene encoding tRNA uridine-5-carboxymethylaminomethyl(34) synthesis GTPase MnmE, with protein MANDTIIALSTPPGPAALALLRLSGPQSHAIIQNHINSPFAPQHASFARFRSGTEIIDEVVATFWKSPASYTGEDMVEISCHGNMLIVERILQTLCQSGARPADPGEFTQRAFLNGKMDLTQAEAVMDLIHARSERALRAAHALQNGRLGQILQEERENLLQVLSHLEAFIDFPDEDITPDVSRGFIGKIKQTRLRIQNLLASAREGKWIRSGLSVVITGAPNSGKSSLLNALLERDRAIVSPIAGTTRDTIEEVIFLEGIAIRLTDSAGLRENPDEIEKLGIERTRQALNEADLILFLIDGSDPSGNFTAPDFPEKIPLLACLTKSDLPRKTKAGGLALSARSGTGLAELKSEIVKILRLNESSAGLDHVAINSRHESLLREAVENLDRALEMTNQKSPPELISSDLRQALNACGKIVGEATNEDMLDRLFKNFCIGK; from the coding sequence ATGGCTAACGACACCATCATCGCCCTCAGCACGCCTCCGGGTCCGGCTGCCCTCGCACTCCTGCGCCTGAGCGGGCCCCAATCCCATGCCATCATCCAAAACCATATCAACTCCCCTTTCGCACCCCAACACGCAAGCTTCGCCCGCTTCCGCTCCGGCACTGAAATCATCGATGAGGTGGTTGCGACGTTCTGGAAATCTCCGGCCTCCTACACTGGCGAGGATATGGTGGAAATCAGTTGCCACGGCAACATGCTGATCGTCGAACGCATTCTCCAGACACTTTGCCAGAGCGGCGCACGGCCGGCCGACCCCGGCGAATTCACCCAGCGCGCCTTTCTCAACGGCAAGATGGATCTGACCCAGGCGGAGGCGGTCATGGACCTGATCCACGCACGCAGCGAACGCGCCCTGCGCGCCGCCCACGCCCTGCAAAACGGCAGGCTCGGCCAAATCCTGCAGGAAGAACGTGAAAACCTGTTGCAAGTACTTTCCCACCTGGAAGCGTTTATCGATTTTCCGGATGAAGACATCACTCCCGATGTCAGCCGCGGTTTTATCGGAAAAATCAAGCAGACCCGCCTGCGCATCCAAAATCTGCTCGCCTCCGCCCGGGAGGGGAAATGGATTCGCTCCGGTTTGTCCGTTGTAATCACCGGCGCGCCGAACTCCGGCAAGTCCAGCCTGCTGAATGCCTTGTTGGAACGCGACCGCGCCATTGTCAGCCCCATCGCCGGGACGACCCGTGACACCATCGAAGAAGTCATTTTTCTGGAAGGGATCGCCATCCGCCTGACCGACAGCGCGGGTTTGCGGGAAAACCCGGACGAAATTGAAAAGCTCGGCATTGAACGCACCCGGCAAGCCTTGAATGAGGCCGACCTCATCCTGTTCCTGATTGACGGCTCGGACCCCTCCGGGAACTTCACAGCGCCGGATTTTCCAGAAAAAATTCCGTTGCTTGCCTGCCTGACCAAATCCGACCTGCCCCGAAAAACCAAGGCCGGGGGGCTGGCGTTATCGGCCCGCAGTGGAACCGGATTGGCCGAATTAAAATCCGAAATCGTCAAAATACTGCGTTTGAACGAAAGCAGCGCCGGACTGGATCATGTGGCCATCAACAGCCGTCATGAAAGCCTGCTGCGGGAAGCGGTGGAAAATTTGGACCGCGCCCTTGAAATGACAAATCAAAAGTCGCCGCCGGAGCTCATCAGTTCCGACTTGCGGCAGGCGCTCAACGCCTGTGGTAAAATAGTTGGCGAAGCCACCAATGAGGATATGCTTGACAGGTTGTTTAAAAATTTCTGCATAGGCAAATAA